Below is a genomic region from bacterium.
AACCTGATGGAGGCAATGACAATGACCACCCGACGGGTGATTGTGCTGACGGCGCTTGTGACCCTGGGGCTTGCGTCCACGCTCCGGGCCCAGCCGCAGACTGAAATCGTGCAGCCGGTCGATGTGTACCTGCGCTCGGCGCGCATCGCGCTGGGCACCAACCCGCCCGAATACGACCGCGCGCAACGCAACCTCGAGATGGCGCGCCAGCACTACCCCGAGAACTTCGAGGTGCATCTGCTCCTGGGAACGGTCTGGGCCTCCCGTGACGAGATCGACAGCATGATGGCCGAGTATGCGCTGGCCCGCAAGTTCGCCGGCGAGAAGGACTGGGCCAAAAAGGGCAAGGACATCGGCAAACTGATCGATTCCAAATGGCTCGACCGCTTCAACCGCGGCGTCAACCTCCTCTCGCAGTCCGACTCGCTGGCCGACATCGCGCAGCAACAGACCGACTCGGCCAAGGCCGACAGCATGCGCATCGTGGTCGAGAAGGTCCGCAAAATGTCCATCGAGGCGCTGCGGCATTGCACGCTGCTGCGTCCCGATGACTTCCGGGCCTATGCCACCCGAGGCATCGTGCTGCAGCGCATGGGCGACAACACCGCCGGGTTGGCCGATTTTGTCCGCGCCGAGTCGTTGTTCCACCGAAACGAGTTCCTCGATTCGACCACCAACTGGTATGACACCACCGTCTTCTTCACCGGCCAGGGGGAAAAGACCGAGGCGTGGAAGGAATTCGAGGCGAAGTACAAAAAACTCAACGAGGAAAAGCGCAACCGCTACAACAACCTGCTGCGCTCGCTGGGCGCCGCCTATTATGACGCCCAGAAATGGCAGGAGTGTCTCGCCATCAACCGGCGTTACCTCGGTCTCTACCCCAAGGACATCAACTCGATCGTGACCCTGGCCGACATCTTCTCGCGTCTGGGCAACGACACCGAGGCCTACAAGTGGCAGGAAATCACGGTCAACGAGGATCCCAACAACAAGGACACCTGGTACAACCTCGGCATCTTCTATTACAACAACGCCGTCCGTCTGCAGGATTCGATCGCCGCGGCCACCAAGGTGATCGAGCGCGATGGCCGCAATTCGCCGGCCAAGGCCACGCGTCTGGCCTTCCTCGAATCGTCGCTGGAAAACTTC
It encodes:
- a CDS encoding tetratricopeptide repeat protein; its protein translation is MTMTTRRVIVLTALVTLGLASTLRAQPQTEIVQPVDVYLRSARIALGTNPPEYDRAQRNLEMARQHYPENFEVHLLLGTVWASRDEIDSMMAEYALARKFAGEKDWAKKGKDIGKLIDSKWLDRFNRGVNLLSQSDSLADIAQQQTDSAKADSMRIVVEKVRKMSIEALRHCTLLRPDDFRAYATRGIVLQRMGDNTAGLADFVRAESLFHRNEFLDSTTNWYDTTVFFTGQGEKTEAWKEFEAKYKKLNEEKRNRYNNLLRSLGAAYYDAQKWQECLAINRRYLGLYPKDINSIVTLADIFSRLGNDTEAYKWQEITVNEDPNNKDTWYNLGIFYYNNAVRLQDSIAAATKVIERDGRNSPAKATRLAFLESSLENFARAIPRFKKVVELDEKDHETWRLLGICYYSVASLAVDAQLEEDAARQSATLNKVWEIITAQPGAFDQNAVWDSTEEALRKGTELFPDDQALCKMMKVTLAQLNRVDELREWAPKCP